One segment of Solanum stenotomum isolate F172 chromosome 1, ASM1918654v1, whole genome shotgun sequence DNA contains the following:
- the LOC125853525 gene encoding uncharacterized protein LOC125853525: MALYGRKCKSPIGWFEVGEVELIGPNLVHQAMEKVKIIQETLKTTQSHQKSYTYVRRRDLEFEVDDWISKRVDKVAYEFDLPSELATVHLVFHVSMLKKCLGDPSLIVPTENIGIKDNLSYENVTIQILDRHKLRTKEVVSAKVLWSNQYVEEAT; encoded by the exons atggctctttatgggagaaagTGTAAATCgcctattggttggtttgaagttggtgaagttgaGTTGATAGGGCcaaacttagttcatcaagccaTGGAGAAGGTAAAGATTATTCAGGAAACGCTAAAAACAACacagagtcatcagaaatcctatacatatgttaggagaagagattTAGAATTTGAGGTTGATGATTG GATATCCAAGAGGGTTGacaaggttgcttatgagttcgATCTACCTTCAGAATTAGCAACAGTTCATCTGGTGTTCCATGTAtccatgttaaagaagtgtTTGGGTGATCCTTCACTCATTGTACCTACTGAgaatattggtatcaaggacaACCTATCTTATGAGAACGTTACCAttcagattcttgatcgtcacaagttgagaaccaaagaGGTTGTATCAGCCAAGGTCTTATGGAGTAATCAATATGTCGAGGAAGCTACTTAG